A genomic segment from Acidobacteriota bacterium encodes:
- a CDS encoding epoxyqueuosine reductase, producing MTEPRIRSDTVKTLAAGLGAEACGIASVERFDGAPAGFHPTEVWPDCRSVVVFLKSMPAEVLLAGLPVPYTHAASLMYAELDRLGLDLCRALEARGVRALPVPCDTPYVHWEPERSHGMGVLSMRHAARLAGLGILGRNTLLIHPTFGNRVYIGAVLMAENLEADPLVDDFRCPARCRKCLEACEPKALDGVTVDQSRCRAHSFARVGRGFDLYRCCECRRACPLREGRPRKRDAPHRREG from the coding sequence ATGACCGAACCGCGTATCCGGTCCGATACAGTGAAAACCCTGGCGGCCGGGCTGGGGGCGGAGGCGTGCGGCATCGCGTCCGTCGAGCGGTTCGACGGCGCCCCGGCGGGGTTCCACCCAACGGAGGTCTGGCCCGACTGCCGGTCCGTGGTGGTGTTCCTCAAGAGCATGCCTGCGGAGGTCCTTCTGGCGGGTCTCCCCGTCCCCTACACCCATGCGGCTTCCCTGATGTACGCCGAACTGGACCGCCTGGGGCTGGATTTGTGCCGGGCCCTCGAGGCGCGGGGTGTCCGGGCCCTTCCCGTACCCTGCGACACCCCCTACGTGCACTGGGAACCGGAACGGTCCCACGGGATGGGCGTCCTGTCCATGCGCCATGCCGCCCGGCTGGCGGGCCTGGGAATTCTGGGGCGCAACACGCTCCTCATCCACCCGACATTCGGGAACCGGGTCTACATCGGCGCGGTCCTGATGGCCGAGAACCTGGAGGCGGATCCCCTGGTGGATGATTTCCGGTGCCCGGCCCGCTGCCGGAAGTGCCTGGAGGCCTGCGAACCGAAGGCCCTGGACGGCGTGACGGTGGACCAGTCCCGCTGCCGCGCCCATTCCTTCGCCCGGGTCGGACGGGGTTTCGACCTCTATCGATGCTGTGAGTGCAGGCGGGCATGCCCCCTGCGCGAGGGCCGCCCGCGAAAGCGTGATGCGCCGCATCGCCGGGAGGGATAA
- a CDS encoding aspartate aminotransferase family protein has translation MTGDPVENRERGQALLDKIREGFPSPFSSPLHDAYVGFTVMKVLDRLDAMKGRSHFLGEARENDYAKAREAVLDEGMRSVEAVVDLLAGYLPGADLFAHPLQQFNVAPPSTLPSLLATLITSLLNPNLLWDDWSRRFAEAEVEVSALLSEWVGYDKSRSVGISTYGGSGATLYGVRMMTAKAVPGAAEHGLREDVKVVASDAAHSCKYNALEWLGIGRKNLVTVPTDDDNCLLPAETLEIVYDLLDRGEKLGGFICTLGTTDAFGMDDLTFIAGLRDQIVRKYNLDYVPHIHADAVIGWPYRVFHDYDFDANPLGFTPDTLKSVRDTGLAVENLHLADSIGIDFHKTGYAPCISSFILLKDKDDLCHIHRTQEVIPYLFQAGNYRPGLYTLELSRSASGVFSALANLRFFGKDGYRVLLSHPIEMANRLRRSLGEEPTAVVLNRYNFGPVTLFRLYPPGVDAAARYEAEIAGADGAADLERHNEFNRQIYLRIREESRRGQCANLSLTTCYRKTPEGRPIYALKSFIMTPFVTPETMDTLVSTLLRIRDDLCGGQPFDDRPGGGPPG, from the coding sequence ATGACCGGTGATCCCGTCGAAAACCGCGAGCGCGGGCAGGCGCTCCTGGACAAGATCCGGGAGGGGTTCCCCTCGCCGTTCTCCAGCCCCCTTCACGACGCCTACGTGGGGTTCACCGTCATGAAGGTCCTCGACCGGCTCGATGCCATGAAGGGGCGGTCACACTTCCTGGGGGAGGCCCGGGAGAACGACTACGCCAAGGCCCGGGAGGCGGTGCTGGACGAGGGGATGCGCTCCGTGGAGGCCGTGGTGGACCTCCTGGCCGGCTACCTCCCGGGCGCCGACCTCTTCGCCCACCCGCTCCAGCAGTTCAACGTGGCCCCGCCCTCGACCCTCCCGTCCCTCCTGGCGACCCTGATCACGAGCCTGCTCAACCCCAACCTCCTCTGGGACGACTGGAGCCGCCGCTTCGCCGAGGCCGAGGTGGAGGTCTCGGCCCTCCTCTCGGAGTGGGTGGGTTACGACAAGTCCCGCTCGGTGGGGATCTCCACCTACGGCGGGTCCGGCGCCACGCTCTACGGCGTGCGGATGATGACGGCCAAGGCCGTCCCCGGCGCGGCGGAGCACGGGCTCCGCGAGGACGTGAAGGTCGTCGCCTCGGACGCGGCCCACTCCTGCAAGTACAACGCCCTGGAGTGGCTGGGGATCGGTCGGAAGAACCTGGTGACGGTGCCCACCGACGACGACAACTGCCTCCTCCCCGCCGAGACCCTGGAGATCGTCTACGACCTCCTGGACCGCGGGGAGAAGCTGGGCGGCTTCATCTGCACCCTGGGCACCACCGACGCCTTCGGCATGGACGACCTCACCTTCATCGCGGGGCTCCGGGACCAGATCGTCAGGAAATACAACCTGGACTACGTGCCCCACATCCACGCCGACGCCGTGATCGGCTGGCCGTACCGCGTCTTCCACGACTACGACTTCGACGCCAACCCCCTGGGCTTCACCCCGGACACCCTCAAGTCGGTTCGCGACACCGGCCTGGCCGTGGAAAACCTTCACCTTGCCGACTCTATCGGGATCGATTTTCACAAAACCGGGTACGCGCCCTGCATCTCCTCTTTCATCCTGTTGAAGGACAAGGACGACCTTTGCCACATCCATCGGACACAGGAGGTCATCCCCTACCTCTTCCAGGCGGGCAACTATCGACCGGGGCTCTACACCCTGGAACTCTCCCGGTCGGCCTCGGGGGTTTTCTCCGCCCTGGCCAACCTCCGCTTCTTCGGGAAGGACGGCTACCGGGTCCTCCTCAGCCACCCCATCGAGATGGCCAACCGGCTGCGGCGGAGCCTGGGCGAAGAGCCCACCGCCGTCGTGCTGAACCGGTACAACTTCGGCCCGGTGACCCTCTTCCGCCTCTACCCGCCGGGCGTGGACGCCGCCGCCCGGTACGAGGCCGAGATTGCCGGCGCGGACGGCGCGGCGGACCTGGAGCGCCACAACGAGTTCAACCGTCAGATCTACCTGCGGATCCGGGAGGAGTCCCGCCGGGGGCAGTGCGCGAACCTCTCCCTGACCACCTGCTACCGGAAAACCCCGGAAGGGCGGCCGATCTACGCCCTGAAATCGTTCATCATGACGCCGTTCGTCACCCCGGAGACCATGGACACCCTGGTGTCGACCCTGCTCCGGATCCGGGACGACCTGTGCGGGGGACAGCCCTTCGATGACCGCCCCGGCGGGGGGCCCCCGGGGTAG